The Setaria viridis chromosome 6, Setaria_viridis_v4.0, whole genome shotgun sequence genome contains a region encoding:
- the LOC117861493 gene encoding xyloglucan endotransglucosylase protein 7: MQHQEQRIDQRLSISSSLSPSPSCHSMPLTASLLLLLMAMAARPGVAKLLYDQIEVTWGGDHSFYYMEQPGVDVLALCLEETNGGSGFASKDAYLFGRFDIDIMLVANNSAGTVATFYLLPDEVPWQYHDEIDLEFLGNATGEPYTLHTNIFVDGAGGREQQFRLWFDPTTDFHTYSIEWNPKHIIILVDGTPVRAYKNHGVPFPTWQRMRLHGTLWNADEWATQGGRVKTDWTRAPFYAYYRNLRVTPCVPSPGVAWCGDEPPESAWFERRLDKAALKEAQEKHMIYDYCVDEKRFKEKGLPKECTTE; this comes from the exons ATGCAACATCAAGAACAAAGGATAGATCAAAGGTTGAGTATTAGTTCATCTCTGTCACCATCTCCTTCTTGCCATTCCATGCCGCTGACGGCgtcgttgctgctgctgctaatggCAATGGCGGCTCGGCCGGGAGTGGCAAAGTTACTGTACGATCAGATCGAGGTCACCTGGGGCGGTGACCACAGCTTCTACTACATGGAGCAGCCGGGAGTGGACGTCCTCGCGCTCTGCCTCGAGGAGACCAACGGCGGCTCCGGGTTCGCCTCCAAGGATGCCTACCTCTTCGGCCGCTTCGACATCGACATCATGCTCGTCGCCAACAACTCCGCCGGCACCGTCGCCACCTTCTAC CTGTTGCCGGACGAAGTGCCGTGGCAGTACCACGACGAGATCGACCTGGAGTTCCTGGGCAACGCCACCGGCGAGCCGTACACGCTCCATACCAACATCTtcgtcgacggcgccggcggccgcgagcaGCAGTTCCGCCTCTGGTTCGACCCCACCACCGACTTCCACACCTACTCCATCGAGTGGAACCCCAAGCACATCAT AATCCTCGTCGACGGCACGCCGGTGCGCGCGTACAAGAACCACGGCGTGCCGTTCCCGACGTGGCAGCGCATGCGGCTGCACGGCACGCTGTGGAACGCCGACGAGTGGGCGACGCAGGGCGGCCGCGTCAAGACGGACTGGACGCGGGCGCCCTTCTACGCCTACTACCGGAACCTCCGCGTGACGCCGTGCGTGCCGTCGCCCGGCGTGGCGTGGTGCGGCGACGAGCCGCCGGAGTCGGCGTGGTTCGAGCGGCGGCTGGACAAGGCGGCGCTCAAGGAGGCGCAGGAGAAGCACATGATCTACGACTACTGCGTGGATGAGAAGCGGTTCAAGGAAAAGGGGCTCCCCAAGGAATGCACCACGGAGTAA
- the LOC117861570 gene encoding uncharacterized protein gives MKSSEEETAQSSGPDQEATRDLSRAEASFIQELVLVPGGKSSLTPEVPGVSKKIETFESPPEELPAISDFMDLNQLLVAYTQGLHEKSCRNLQVMQERSEAARRVALLEKEILEERRRTTEFLAKYDSAVASFQVEQREAEFEKNRVVARNKSLNQKLEELKGQEVILRNQVTDWRNAHSRLAEENDQLKARLEKVEKDLERESKMRRDDEVSLVGAMTSIKDQQERLQELTEAQVLSSL, from the exons ATGAAGTCGTCTGAGGAGGAGACTGCGCAATCCTCTGGGCCTGATCAGGAAGCAACCAGAGATTTGTCTAGGGCAGAGGCCTCGTTCATCCAGGAGTTAGTCTTGGTGCCTGGCGGGAAATCAAGTCTGACGCCTGAGGTTCCAGGGGTGTCAAAGAAGATTGAGACTTTCGAAAGCCCCCCGGAAGAGCTACCGGCAATCTCGGACTTCATGGACTTGAATCAACTGTTGGTTGCTTATACCCAG GGCTTGCATGAGAAGTCCTGCCGAAATCTCCAGGTTATGCAGGAGCGGAGTGAAGCTGCGCGCCGTGTAGCGCTGTTGGAGAAAGAAATCCTCGAGGAGCGTCGTCGCACTACCGAGTTCTTGGCAAAGTATGACAGTGCAGTTGCGTCATTCCAGGTCGAACAACGAGAGGCTGAGTTCGAGAAAAATCGTGTGGTGGCGCGCAACAAGTCATTGAATCAGAAGCTTGAAG agctcaagggTCAGGAGGTCATACTGAGGAATCAAGTAACTGACTGGAGGAATGCCCATAGTCGTCTTGCAGAAGAAAACGACCAGCTCAAGGCCCGCTTGGAGAAGGTAGAGAAGGACCTTGAGAGGGAGTCCAAGATGCGGCGGGATGACGAAGTTAGTCTTGTTGGAGCCATGACCAGCATCAAGGACCAACAGGAGCGCCTTCAGGAGTTGACAGAAGCTCAAGTCCTTTCAAGTCTCTAG
- the LOC117860896 gene encoding uncharacterized protein yields the protein MAAAAAAAAGDSAVPNWVMLERWAFRRDDPASFREDRRTFASGTTSAGTQFDVSFILAEPPTPSRLYLSWPEGPKKGGQGLVMAANRNLVLFRLDSLVDESEPFGEVVHDYFIYIADPSSQQTPLLRLLPPCTEYNVYFEMQDTRAFPVLAVGLLCHGEDEFAVAHLTIRSRKKKSGSRIKKSAMQAELCVLRSSLSCSDDAKWETKVVPLQYQYDDLYYDFLNWEVDGVVPFKNALCWVNYCRGILFCDGVFEDRPKVSYIRLPLDTSFRGTGTDADALKGMYRGLCVTEGGHRLVFVDVARHDGKCYGPRMPNTGFTLTSRTLKMTGNCTMPWEWNEDAVVTSDELWHANTMESLPHDIVMLPLLSMDKANVAHLSLLDWDGGRFSLVSIDLSNMQVMGSVITYLEGEDDPADADIVKAKKELCAHFIPSEFPKFLGLRERENHP from the exons atggccgccgccgccgccgccgctgccggcgactCCGCTGTACCCAACTGGGTGATGCTGGAGCGCTGGGCCTTCCGGAGGGACGACCCCGCCTCCTTCCGCGAGGACAGGAGGACCTTCGCTTccggcaccacctccgccggcaCTCAATTCGACGTCTCCTTCATCCTCGCCGAGCCTCCCACCCCCTCGCGCCTCTACCTCTCGTGGCCGGAAGGGCCCAAGAAGGGGGGCCAGGGCCTGGTCATGGCGGCCAACCGCAACCTCGTCCTCTTCAGGCTCGACTCCCTCGTCGACGAATCCGAGCCTTTCGGGGAGGTAGTGCATGATTACTTCATCTACATAGCTGATCCCTCCTCACAGCAGACACCCCTGCTCAGACTGCTGCCCCCCTGCACCGAGTACAACGTTTATTTTGAGATGCAAGATACTCGCGCGTTTCCGGTGCTGGCTGTTGGTCTGTTGTGCCATGGCGAAGACGAGTTTGCCGTGGCGCATCTGACCATCAggtctcgcaaaaaaaaatcagggtcTCGCATAAAAAAATCAGCTATGCAAGCTGAGCTATGCGTGCTACGCTCGTCATTGTCCTGCAGTGATGATGCCAAATGGGAGACCAAGGTCGTTCCGCTACAGTACCAATACGATGATTTATACTATGATTTTCTGAACTGGGAAGTGGATGGTGTAGTTCCCTTCAAGAATGCCTTGTGCTGGGTTAACTACTGTAGAGGCATCCTTTTCTGCGACGGCGTCTTTGAAGACAGACCCAAGGTCTCCTACATCCGCTTGCCTCTGGATACTTCTTTCCGAGGGACTGGGACTGATGCCGATGCACTCAAGGGGATGTACCGTGGCTTGTGTGTCACTGAAGGTGGCCATCGGTTGGTATTTGTTGATGTTGCCCGTCATGATGGAAAATGTTATGGCCCGAGGATGCCCAACACTGGTTTCACCCTCACCTCCCGGACATTGAAGATGACAGGGAATTGCACCATGCCGTGGGAGTGGAATGAGGATGCTGTTGTCACTTCAGATGAACTATGGCATGCAAACACCATGGAGAGTCTCCCTCATGACATTGTGATGCTCCCATTGCTGAGTATGGATAAGGCCAATGTTGCGCACCTTTCATTGCTTGACTGGGATGGTGGCAGATTCTCATTAGTTTCCATCGACTTGAGTAACATGCAAGTGATGGGCTCAGTCATTACATACCTCGAAGGGGAGGATGATCCTGCTGATGCTGACATCGTCAAGGCAAAGAAAGAATTATGTGCACACTTTATTCCATCCGAATTCCCCAAGTTCCTGGGTCTCAG GGAGAGAGAGAACCATCCATAA